The genomic stretch ACTAGTTCAGCCATGGCTTCACTATCTGTTACACAACCATCTTCGTCCACTCCCAATCCTCATGTCAACAACTCTCGTGTTTCTAGTACGACTAATTACTTCAGTACACGCACACACTCATCTTCTCACACACACATCTCACCTTGGATTATTGACACTAGTGTCACGGATCATATGATTTGTTGTATCTCCCTTTTTACGTCTATCACAACCACTATTTCCTACCAAGTTAAACTTCCAAATGGCCAAGATGTTCCTGTTACCCATATTGGTGTCGTAAGATTATCTAAGCATCTTGTCTTACACCATGTTTTGTGTGTGCCTTCTTTTAACTTCAACTTGCTTTCTGCCAAGCAATTTACTCAACATCATTCTTGTTGTCTCATTTTTCTATCcaatgcttgttttttttttttttttttttttcaggactTAACATCATGGACAATGATTGTGATGGGTGAAGTTAGAACTGGTCTGTATCACCTTCTCAGGTCTCGGGTGTCACCCTCTGCTTTGGTTGATGCACTACCTCATCTCCATCCTTCACCTTCATTTCCTTCTGCTTCCGCTACTCACACTAATTCATTATGTGATTTATGGCATTATCATTTAGGATATATTTCTCTTTCTAGATTAACTTTAATCACTGATCCCATTATCACACATAATCAAACATTTCATAATCCAATACCATGTTCCATTTATCATTTGGCTAAGCAGCGGCGTGTTTCTTTTCCAACTTCTGCACATTCTGCCTTACATAAATTTGATCTTGTCCACTGTGATATATGGGGTCCCAACTCAGTTATTGCAGTGGATGGCTCACGTttctttcttataattattgatGACCACTCTCGGACAACATGGGTTTATATGCTTAGAAATAAATCTGATATCAAGTCTTGTTTTATGGCCTTTTACAGTTTAATTGAAACTTAATTTCACACTAAAATCAAAACCATTAGAAGTGATAATGGAGCTGAGTTTCGCATGACAGATTTTTTTCAAGCTAAGGGCATCATCCACCAAAAGAGTTGTGTCGACACACTCTAATAAAATGGCAGGATTGAGCGAAAACATCAACATATAATACATTTAATATCgcaatgataattatttttttgaagtatttaaaatttaaaaatacatcaaaatatttttttaaatttatttttaacattagcatattaaaatgataaaaaaaaaccaggtaaataaaatttatatttttaaaaaaataatatttttgcaacaaaaacaaacaaggtaGAAGTAGAAAAGGTTAGAAAGaagatgatttttcaaagagtgtatttgtttttgtattttaaaaatatttttgaaaaatgttttttttattttaaattaatatatcttaatattttcatattatatcgatacactaatattaaaaataaaaaaaattatttaatatattttaaaataaataatattataaaaaaataaccacctACTACATTACTAATCAATTTTTAAGTTTGCAGGTCGTCGAccagattgaaattttaaaatcatatagcTACTATAAAATTCAAGacgctgtattttttttttttgcacccACGTGTAAAAAAGTAGCGGTAAGTATGAGAAGGAAGGAGGAATTGAGTTCAAAACCCACCTCTTTTTAGAGTTCAAAACACATGCTAAAGACTTAAACGGTTAAACCTATGAATATGTCACTGTACATTCACAGGCATTCATTATTAACCAAAGTTACCAAACAATGGATACCTTCCGTTACTGCTTGGACCGGCAGATTTGATTCGACTTTGAAAACAAAAGTAGATTCAGATTAGATTTTGGATTTGCTATTATAATCTTCTTAAGacaacaacaggatagggtgggagagagaataaagaaagaaggaaagccCACCTCAGTGCTTCTCACGCCAAAACAATCACTAACTTCAGACTGAGAATGTAACAAAAAGGAAACATAAAACAACTTCTCTGTCAATCCcattatcttgaattttatagCCCACCACAACCCTCTTGTCCCCTTCTCTTCACCTCCCAAgattctctgttttttcttgtctttttataGCGCCAGGAGTTGAATATAGACCATACACTGATACAAATGCATGtagtgtgtgtctatatatctGAACTTCAATCTTGATTCTGTTTCTTGGgtctctttcctttccttttctattttgttggaaagataGAGATGGGGTTGAGAAGTGCTTGGTTAGTGGtggtgtttttgtttcttgggGTTACTGTGGCAAAGAATGTGAGTGGGTTGAATGTATGGCCAATGCCGAAGTGGGTGAGTAGAGGGCACAGGAGGGTTTACATGAGTCAAGATTTTCAGCTAGTTACTGATGGGAGCAAGTACAGTGATGGCTCTGAGATTTTGAAGGATGGCTTTACAAGAATGCTTGATGTAGTGAAAGTTGCTCATGTTGTTGATGGTGATCTTTCCAGCGTAGACAAGTCTCTCATCATTAAAGGAATTCATGTTCTTATTTTCTCACCAGATGACCAGGTATGGAGTCATTGATTATCAATTATCTTTCCAGTCagagccttttcttttcttttctgattaTTAGCTGATCAGTTCATTCACACGGGCCTAAAGATTAATGTTTAAAAGTCTGGGAATGTGATTCTTCTGAGCTAGGCTGAGAAGAAGTCATTTTCCCCTTTTTCTTTCCACTTGTATAAAAAGTTTCATTATCACCGctgacaactttttttaaaaagttgttttttttttcccgatctTGAAATACAAAGTGATGTGCAATTTGATAATCCTTttgttttaacttatttttcactAAATACAGCAATTATTAGGAAGTAATCAAGTATGAGCAGCAGCTAtcattaagttttatttaaacaacaatcatggcttttttttttttggcattttagATGAAATCTGGATAGCTCCTTCCtttaatttagattaaacaaATGCTCCTTCTTCCTGTATTGTGGTGTGCTTTTACAGTTACAATATGGTGTTGCCGAGTCATACAAACTGCTGGTTCCTTCACCAGAGATGCCGGATTACGTCCATCTTGAGGTGGGTGCGCAACCACTACCTTTTATCTTTTTAGCAATTTTGTTTAACAACTTACACCTGTCCAACTCAATTGTAATAAGTATCTTTCTCAAGGAAGATGTTCAAATAGTAAGACTTGAAAGAAAATGCTGCTGGATTTTGTCTGACATTTCCTAAAAAtagttttcatatatttatgttgaaattTAGCTTTGACATATTTGGATGTGCCATATAGCCATCGCATTGACAAATGTTTCCAGTCTCAATCTTTTGGACGAGGGGAAGGAGTCTCAAAGGAATTATTCGATGTCCTATCTAGATTAGTGAACTGAAACCTAGTATTTGCTTACGAGACGGGTCAATCATGCATTGTAGAGAACCAATAacattaaatcatgttttataaaatcttCCACTATCATGATTATAATCAATGATGGAGTGGGACCTTGCTGAAGcatggttgtttttttcataatttatgaacTCATGTTCTGTCGAGGCACCAAATTGATACATTTAATGGTCAATGCTGAATGTGGTCTACATCAGTAAGCTTTGATTCATGTAAATTGTTTGATCAATTCAAATTCTGTTTGGCAACATTACAGGCGCAGACTGTTTATGGGGCGTTACATGGGCTTCAGGTTTTATACTAATCCTTAAGACATGAAATTGTATCTCTTTTGATATTCCTACCAAGTTCAAAATTGTCTAAGTTTACATGACATTAAATTTTGTAGACATTCAGCCAATtgtgtcattttaattttacaagtagACTGATTGAAGTTCACATGGTCCCGTGGACTATCATTGATCAACCAAGATTCTCTTATCGAGGGCTCTTGATTGGTGAGTTGTTTTCTGCAGTCCTTTTCTGTAATATGTTTAGTTTACTTTTGATGTATATGTATTTCAAAGCCCCTGCTGAGGGCTTTATTCCATGCACTAGCTTCTGGTTTGATAAGGTTGGCAATTACGACTGAAGGTTTTTAATGGGAAGAAAAGTTTACTTCTTGTGAAATGGGTCTGGAGGGCTATCCCAAGCTGACATTGGGCCACTTGAAAAGCTTGATGTCCAATTGTTTGGTCGATTCTGTTTTTATATCTCAAATCCACtctgtattttcaaattataatgtgCTTGTCTGACTTACAAGTGGAATTTGTGCAGATACATCAAGACACTATCAGCCAGTGCCAATGATTAAGAAAGTAATTGATTCCATGGCCTATGCAAAATTGGTATGTGATGCATAGTTAACTAATCTATAGTTGAGAATCTTTTAGAATATTAGGtgaaataaatacatatttgttctaatgtttgctggaaaataatCAGTTGTATTTTGCTTTTAGCATTAAAGGTATAAGAGGTTTTCATGATCGCATTTGTTGAGGAGTATCATCCCTATTTCTGTTCATAACCATTTGCTAGGATTTAGTTTGCCTTAATTAGCTTCTTCCTCTAGAGGGACAGCAATGAAGTTTGGGAAATCTTGCATCCATAAAAAGGATAGGAAATAGTAATTTGTGCGTCAGTGTTTAATCCTTGGATCTTCAACAGGAAACCTATCCAACATGAAATGAGACAGAAATTTGGCAACTGTCGCTTAAATCCTTTTTGAACAGAAAATGTTGTTAACACAACAATTTACTGTAATTAGCAGTTTGCTGATACGGTTTACTTTGTAACAAGATGTAATGTTGTTTCACACTGACCTTACGTTGATTTTTATCATCTAGCCTGTTGTAAGAACTCAGATAGCTGTGGTATTAATCATCTAGCCTGTTGTAAGACTCAGATAGCTGTGGTATTAACAGAATTAGTCGGCGAGAAGTGGATTTTCCTTGCAGAAGGTGTTAGCAGGTCAATAAAACTATTGAAAAACAATACCCGTCGTTGGCCTTTATGATTTTATTCTGTTGCATATGCAGAATGTGTTGCACTGGCACATTGTAGATACCCAATCTTTCCCTTTGGAGATACCTTCATATCCACATCTGTGGGATGGGGCTTATTCAGTTTCAGAGCGGTACACATTTTCTGATGCTGCTGAAATTGTGAGGCAAGTGATTCTGCTGTCTTCACCTTCGACAAACTTATTGTCTATGTAGTTTTATCATCTCTAAtatgtcaagaaaaaaatttgcaGTTATGCTCAAAGGAGAGGAATTAATGTATTAGCTGAACTTGATGTTCCTGGACATGCTCTCTCATGGTAATAGTAACATTCTCGTATGGTGGTTTTCTCTGTTGTCTCAGTTATATTCCTTTCAAAAATTACTGTGCATGTATCTATGAGATCAGGATGCAAACTTTTAACCCCAAAAAGTGACActtgttcatttaaaaaaagaatcttaTCCTCTTCAAGTGAATAATGGCAGGATTTGAATTTCTGATCATTCATGGCTTCTGCAATAGCTACAGAAAAATTCCAAGGAAAAGACTTTATAGATCATGACTGGCTGATGTAATGACTGCCATGTCTTTCCAGGTGTTGTGGGGAATATTTATACAGCTTTCTAATTTAGTTTTTGCAAGATGCTAGATAACAACAATCTAGATTTCTTAACGGATAGAATTTAAGAATTCATCGGAATTATCACAGAATTAGGTAATGTTCAATCCATGAGGATGTGTAGAACATTTTTTCACAAGTCAATATGAGAAGCTGCCATTGGTCACTTTACTTGATGATGATGTATCTTTCTGGTCACTTGACTTGATGATGATGTGTCTTTCTGTTGACCTGTATGATTTCCCTATTAGATGTTCTTCCTCTCAAACAATAGAGTTGGGTACTTATAACACCCTGCCAACTTGTATCCAATATAACTGCTTGTTTTCAAAAGTTTTGAGGTTATAAAGAtgttattttatgattaatgCTGGCAAACCAAAAGGTTGTTTGTAGCTCATGGATCTATTGCAGTTAGCCTCAGTGAACTTTCTGCAGAAGTGATGAATGCTAATGGTTTTCAGGGCCAAACATGAGAAGGATTAAGGGCTATTGTTTAGTGATATCTGGTGAAAGTCTAGGTTGGtgaccaaggcattgtagataCGAGGCCTGGGGGTAGCCATTTGATGCAAAATGCTGCAGCGCGGAACCATTTTCAGAGTTCCTTTCCTAGGATTGTACTTCTATGGGACCACAAATGGGCAAGCCTTTATGGCTAACTCAGACTTCGGTGCATAGTTTAGATTGTCATGAATTTGTgactttgtattttaaaaacctATGGCAAGGCGGGTTC from Populus alba chromosome 8, ASM523922v2, whole genome shotgun sequence encodes the following:
- the LOC118055784 gene encoding beta-hexosaminidase 3; translation: MGLRSAWLVVVFLFLGVTVAKNVSGLNVWPMPKWVSRGHRRVYMSQDFQLVTDGSKYSDGSEILKDGFTRMLDVVKVAHVVDGDLSSVDKSLIIKGIHVLIFSPDDQLQYGVAESYKLLVPSPEMPDYVHLEAQTVYGALHGLQTFSQLCHFNFTSRLIEVHMVPWTIIDQPRFSYRGLLIDTSRHYQPVPMIKKVIDSMAYAKLNVLHWHIVDTQSFPLEIPSYPHLWDGAYSVSERYTFSDAAEIVSYAQRRGINVLAELDVPGHALSWGHGYPSLWPSKDCQQPLDVSNEFTFKVIDGILSDFSKIFKFKFVHLGGDEVDPSCWTTTPHITKWLKEHRMNGSQAYQYFVLRAQKIALSHGFEIVNWEETFNDFGNKLSRKTVVHNWLGGGVAEQVVASGLRCIVSNQDKWYLDHLDIPWEEFYKNEPLTNITNPEQQSLVLGGEVCMWGETVDGSNIEQTIWPRAAAAAERLWTPYDKLAKDPEKVAGRLAHFRCLLNQRGVAAAPLAGPGRGAPIEPGSCNAQ